In Thermococcus stetteri, the following proteins share a genomic window:
- a CDS encoding UPF0146 family protein has protein sequence MPIEDFADFIASRIPAGKVVELGIGFQFKVALKLKELGFQVLAVDWNERAVEAAREAGIEAFRDDLFNPRFDLYRGVRALYSVRPTPEIVRPILELGEKLGVPVFILPLAGDVMPKTMRLVNYRGLAIYAKDI, from the coding sequence ATGCCGATCGAGGACTTCGCGGATTTTATAGCCTCAAGAATCCCGGCGGGAAAGGTCGTCGAGCTCGGGATAGGCTTCCAGTTTAAAGTCGCGCTCAAGCTAAAGGAGCTGGGCTTCCAGGTTCTCGCCGTTGACTGGAACGAAAGGGCCGTTGAGGCCGCGAGGGAAGCGGGCATAGAGGCTTTTAGGGACGACCTTTTCAACCCGAGGTTCGACCTGTATAGGGGGGTGAGGGCCCTTTACTCCGTCAGGCCCACTCCGGAGATAGTCAGACCCATCCTTGAACTGGGAGAGAAGCTCGGCGTTCCCGTTTTCATCCTTCCGCTGGCCGGGGACGTCATGCCGAAAACTATGAGGCTCGTCAACTACAGGGGGCTGGCGATATACGCTAAAGATATTTAA
- a CDS encoding ABC transporter ATP-binding protein — protein MAEVKLINVWKQFGDFTAVKEMNLHIKDGEFMILLGPSGCGKTTTLRMIAGLEEPTKGQIYIGDKLVADPEKGIFVPPKDRDIAMVFQSYALYPHMTVYDNIAFPLKLRKVPKDEIDRRVREVAEMLGLTELLNRKPRELSGGQRQRVALGRAIVRKPQVFLMDEPLSNLDAKLRVKMRAELKRLQRQLGVTTIYVTHDQVEAMTMGDRVAVINAGQLQQVGTPEEVYDKPANTFVAGFIGSPPMNFIDATVTEDGFADFGEFRLKFLPDQFEVLQEKNLVGREVIFGIRPEDIYDALFAQVKIPGENMARATVEIIENLGGEKIVHLSVGDVTFLGKFPAESRVQEGQEVEVVFDMRKAHVFEKGSGKAVF, from the coding sequence ATGGCGGAAGTAAAGCTAATCAACGTCTGGAAGCAGTTTGGCGACTTCACGGCAGTTAAGGAGATGAACCTGCACATAAAGGACGGAGAGTTCATGATACTCCTCGGGCCGAGCGGCTGTGGAAAGACCACTACCCTGAGGATGATAGCTGGCTTGGAAGAGCCTACGAAAGGCCAGATATACATTGGAGACAAGCTAGTCGCCGACCCTGAGAAGGGAATCTTCGTCCCGCCCAAGGACAGGGACATAGCGATGGTCTTCCAAAGTTACGCCCTCTACCCACACATGACGGTCTACGACAACATAGCCTTCCCGCTCAAACTGAGGAAGGTTCCGAAGGACGAGATCGACAGGCGCGTTAGGGAAGTCGCTGAGATGCTCGGCCTGACGGAACTCCTCAACAGGAAGCCGAGGGAGCTTTCGGGTGGACAGAGACAGCGTGTAGCGTTGGGAAGGGCTATCGTGAGAAAGCCGCAGGTCTTCCTAATGGACGAGCCGCTGAGCAACCTCGACGCCAAGCTGAGGGTGAAGATGCGTGCCGAACTCAAGAGGCTCCAGAGACAGCTCGGCGTCACCACCATCTACGTTACACACGACCAGGTCGAGGCAATGACGATGGGCGACAGGGTCGCGGTCATCAACGCGGGCCAGCTCCAGCAGGTCGGAACGCCTGAAGAAGTCTACGACAAGCCCGCGAACACCTTCGTTGCAGGCTTCATCGGAAGCCCGCCGATGAACTTCATCGATGCAACCGTTACCGAAGACGGCTTCGCAGACTTCGGCGAGTTCAGGCTGAAGTTCCTGCCCGATCAGTTCGAAGTGCTCCAGGAGAAGAACCTCGTCGGCAGGGAGGTCATCTTCGGCATAAGGCCTGAGGACATCTACGATGCTCTCTTCGCCCAGGTGAAGATTCCGGGGGAGAACATGGCCAGGGCAACCGTGGAGATCATAGAGAACCTCGGCGGTGAGAAGATCGTCCACCTGAGCGTCGGGGACGTCACCTTCCTCGGCAAGTTCCCTGCTGAGTCGAGGGTTCAGGAAGGGCAGGAAGTTGAGGTCGTCTTCGACATGAGGAAGGCCCACGTCTTCGAAAAGGGAAGCGGAAAGGCCGTCTTCTGA
- a CDS encoding glucodextranase DOMON-like domain-containing protein, with protein sequence MKKLVSLFLALLVLGSIIGANAKFALAEEPKPLNVIIVWHQHQPYYYDPIQDVYTRPWVRLHAANNYWKMAHYLSEYPDVHATIDLSGSLIAQIADYMNGKKDTLQMITEEIANGEPLTLEEKWTILQAPGGFFDHTIPWNGEPVTDQNGNPIRKIWKRYTELKNKMQEAKAQYANLPLEEQKVKVTSEFTEQDYIDLAVLFNLAWIDYDYIMNDPKLKALYDKVDTGGYTREDVKTVLDAQMWLLNHTFEEHEKINYLLGNGNVEVTVVPYAHPIGPILNDFGWESDFDAHVKKSHELYKKYLGDGRVTPKGGWAAESALNDKTLQILAENGWQWVMTDQLVLNRLGVEKTVENYYKPWVAEFNGKKIYLFPRDHALSDRVGFSYAGMNQYQAVQDFVNELLKIQKQNYDGSLVYVVTLDGENPWEHYPYDGKIFLEELYKKLTELQKAGLIRTVTPSEYIQLYGDKANKLTPKMMERLDFSTEDKVQALLKAKSLGELYDMVGVKEEMQWPESSWIDGTLSTWIGEPQENYGWYWLYLARKTLMENKAKMNQDAWNKAFEYLLRAEASDWFWWYGNDQDSGQDYTFDRYMKTYLYEIYKLAGVEPPSYLYGNYYPDGQPYITRALEGLGEGEKKEYSSESSLAKGVEVYFDSDGLHFLVKGSLKEFEVSLWSPDERIGNTFTMLQNKPTELRYSLFPFSKDSVGMMITTHVVYRDGKAEIYKANGYDDAEKAGNATVKETDEGVEVVVPFDYLSNPSDFYFAVSTVNDKGDLEVISSPIELKLPVQVKGAVIADIKDPEGDDHGPGTYNYPTDSVFKPGVFDLLRFRLLEQTDSYVIEFYFKDLGDNPWNGPNGFSLQIIEVYLDFKEGGNSSAIKMFPDGPGANVNLDPDHPWDVAFRIAGWDYGNLIVLPNGTVIQGEMQISADPTKNAIIVKVPKKYIQINEDYGLWGDVLTGSQDGYGPDKWRPVAVKAEQWKVGGADPQAVINNVAPRVMDMLVPEGFKPTQEEQLKSYDAQNGKLATVKAIPLIKQGIVVKDPEGDDHGPGTYTYPTDSVFKPGVFDLLKFKMTEESDDWVLEFYFKDLGDNPWNGPNGFSLQIIEVYFDFKKGGNTSAIKMFPDGPGSNVNLDPFHPWDLALRIAGWDYGNLIVLPNGTVIQGEMQISADPTKNAIIVKVPKKYLPGISDYGLYTAVLTGSQDDYGPDKWRPVAVKAEQWKVGGADPQAVINNVAPRVMDMLVPEGFKPTQEEQLKSYDAQNGKLATVVMIPLVKGTGGETPTETTTSTTTTTSTTTTTSTTTTQTMTTSTTTTTTTTSSPSTSTGGGGICGPAFLVSLAVVPLLLRRRR encoded by the coding sequence ATGAAGAAGTTGGTTTCCCTCTTCCTCGCCCTTTTGGTGCTTGGAAGTATAATAGGAGCGAACGCGAAGTTCGCGCTGGCTGAAGAACCAAAGCCCCTGAACGTCATAATAGTCTGGCACCAGCACCAGCCCTACTACTACGACCCGATACAGGACGTCTACACGAGGCCGTGGGTCAGGCTCCATGCTGCCAACAACTACTGGAAGATGGCCCACTACCTAAGCGAATATCCGGACGTTCACGCTACCATAGACCTCTCGGGTTCCCTCATTGCCCAGATAGCGGACTACATGAACGGGAAAAAAGACACGCTCCAGATGATCACCGAGGAGATAGCGAACGGCGAACCCCTCACCCTTGAGGAGAAGTGGACTATCCTCCAGGCTCCGGGAGGGTTCTTCGACCACACAATACCCTGGAACGGTGAACCAGTGACTGACCAGAACGGGAACCCGATCAGGAAGATATGGAAGCGCTATACCGAGCTCAAGAACAAGATGCAGGAAGCGAAGGCCCAGTACGCCAACCTGCCGCTGGAGGAGCAGAAGGTAAAAGTAACCAGCGAGTTCACGGAGCAGGACTACATCGACCTCGCGGTGCTCTTCAACCTGGCCTGGATAGACTACGACTACATAATGAACGACCCCAAGCTGAAGGCCCTCTACGACAAGGTCGACACGGGCGGCTACACGAGGGAGGACGTCAAGACCGTCCTCGACGCCCAGATGTGGCTCCTCAACCACACCTTCGAGGAGCACGAGAAGATAAACTACCTCCTCGGCAACGGGAACGTCGAGGTGACGGTGGTTCCATACGCCCACCCGATAGGGCCGATACTCAACGACTTCGGCTGGGAGAGCGACTTTGATGCCCACGTCAAGAAGTCCCACGAGCTCTACAAGAAGTACCTCGGAGACGGAAGGGTCACCCCCAAGGGCGGCTGGGCGGCCGAGTCGGCCCTCAACGACAAGACCCTTCAGATACTCGCCGAGAACGGCTGGCAGTGGGTCATGACCGACCAGCTCGTCCTAAACAGGCTCGGTGTCGAGAAGACTGTTGAGAACTACTACAAGCCCTGGGTCGCCGAGTTCAACGGGAAGAAGATCTACCTGTTCCCGCGCGACCACGCCCTCAGCGACCGCGTCGGCTTCTCCTACGCCGGCATGAACCAGTACCAGGCAGTTCAGGACTTCGTTAACGAGCTCCTCAAGATACAGAAGCAGAACTACGACGGGTCGCTCGTCTACGTCGTCACCCTCGACGGTGAGAACCCGTGGGAGCACTACCCATACGACGGCAAGATATTCCTCGAGGAGCTCTACAAGAAGCTCACCGAGCTCCAGAAGGCTGGGCTGATAAGGACGGTCACCCCGAGCGAGTACATCCAGCTCTACGGTGACAAGGCAAACAAGCTGACTCCAAAGATGATGGAGCGCCTCGACTTCTCCACAGAGGACAAGGTGCAGGCCCTACTCAAGGCCAAGAGCCTCGGGGAGCTCTACGACATGGTCGGGGTCAAGGAGGAGATGCAGTGGCCCGAGTCGAGCTGGATTGACGGAACCCTCTCCACCTGGATAGGCGAGCCGCAGGAGAACTACGGCTGGTACTGGCTCTACCTGGCCAGGAAGACCCTGATGGAGAACAAGGCAAAGATGAACCAGGACGCCTGGAACAAGGCCTTTGAGTATCTCCTAAGGGCAGAGGCGAGCGACTGGTTCTGGTGGTACGGCAACGACCAGGACAGCGGCCAGGACTACACCTTCGACCGCTACATGAAGACCTACCTCTACGAGATTTACAAGCTGGCCGGGGTTGAGCCGCCGAGCTACCTCTACGGAAACTACTACCCGGACGGCCAGCCCTACATCACTAGGGCCCTTGAGGGCCTCGGAGAGGGGGAGAAGAAGGAGTACTCAAGTGAGTCTTCCCTCGCCAAGGGAGTCGAGGTCTACTTCGATAGCGATGGCCTGCACTTCCTAGTTAAGGGCAGCCTGAAGGAGTTCGAGGTCAGCCTCTGGAGCCCGGACGAGAGGATCGGCAACACCTTCACGATGCTCCAGAACAAGCCGACCGAGCTGAGGTACTCCCTCTTCCCGTTCTCGAAGGACAGCGTCGGCATGATGATAACAACCCACGTGGTATACAGGGACGGAAAGGCTGAAATCTACAAGGCCAATGGCTACGACGATGCTGAAAAAGCGGGCAACGCAACCGTCAAGGAGACGGATGAGGGCGTTGAGGTCGTGGTTCCCTTCGACTACCTCTCAAACCCGAGCGACTTCTACTTCGCGGTCTCTACGGTGAACGATAAGGGGGACCTCGAGGTGATAAGCTCACCGATCGAGCTTAAGCTCCCGGTCCAAGTAAAGGGCGCCGTCATAGCCGACATAAAAGACCCAGAGGGTGACGATCACGGACCCGGGACCTACAATTATCCGACCGACTCAGTCTTTAAGCCCGGAGTCTTCGACCTCCTCCGCTTCAGACTGCTCGAGCAGACGGACAGCTACGTCATAGAGTTCTACTTCAAGGACCTTGGAGACAACCCGTGGAACGGACCGAACGGCTTCAGCCTTCAGATTATCGAGGTCTACCTTGACTTCAAGGAAGGCGGAAACAGCAGTGCAATCAAGATGTTCCCGGACGGACCGGGTGCCAACGTTAACCTCGACCCAGACCACCCGTGGGACGTGGCCTTCAGGATCGCTGGGTGGGACTACGGCAACTTGATAGTCCTTCCGAACGGCACTGTGATACAGGGCGAGATGCAGATTTCAGCCGATCCGACGAAGAACGCCATAATCGTTAAGGTTCCGAAGAAGTACATCCAGATAAACGAGGACTACGGCCTCTGGGGAGACGTCCTTACCGGCTCTCAGGATGGCTATGGTCCTGACAAGTGGAGGCCTGTTGCCGTTAAGGCCGAGCAGTGGAAGGTTGGTGGCGCCGACCCGCAGGCGGTCATAAACAACGTTGCCCCGCGCGTTATGGACATGCTCGTTCCTGAGGGCTTTAAGCCGACTCAGGAGGAGCAGCTCAAGAGCTACGATGCCCAGAACGGAAAGCTCGCCACTGTAAAGGCCATACCGCTCATCAAGCAGGGCATAGTCGTCAAGGATCCCGAGGGAGATGACCACGGACCTGGAACGTACACTTATCCGACCGACTCAGTCTTCAAGCCCGGAGTCTTCGACCTCCTCAAGTTCAAGATGACAGAGGAGAGCGACGACTGGGTGCTGGAGTTCTACTTCAAGGACCTTGGAGACAACCCGTGGAACGGGCCGAACGGCTTCAGCCTCCAGATCATAGAGGTCTACTTCGACTTCAAGAAGGGCGGAAACACGAGTGCCATCAAGATGTTCCCGGACGGGCCTGGAAGCAACGTCAACCTCGACCCGTTCCACCCGTGGGATCTGGCTCTCAGGATAGCCGGTTGGGACTATGGAAACCTTATCGTCCTTCCGAACGGCACTGTGATACAGGGCGAGATGCAGATTTCAGCCGATCCGACGAAGAACGCCATAATCGTTAAGGTTCCGAAGAAGTACCTCCCAGGAATCTCGGACTACGGTCTATACACTGCAGTCCTCACAGGTTCTCAGGACGACTATGGTCCTGACAAGTGGAGGCCGGTAGCTGTCAAAGCAGAGCAGTGGAAGGTTGGCGGTGCCGACCCGCAGGCGGTCATAAACAACGTTGCCCCGCGCGTTATGGACATGCTCGTTCCTGAGGGCTTTAAGCCGACTCAGGAGGAGCAGCTCAAGAGCTATGACGCCCAGAATGGAAAGCTCGCCACCGTTGTCATGATACCGCTCGTTAAGGGCACCGGTGGGGAGACGCCAACGGAGACCACGACGAGCACAACTACTACGACCAGCACCACCACGACCACCAGCACAACCACAACCCAAACCATGACCACAAGCACTACTACAACGACCACCACTACAAGCAGCCCATCAACCAGCACTGGTGGAGGAGGCATCTGCGGTCCGGCTTTCCTCGTCAGCCTCGCAGTAGTCCCGCTCCTCCTCAGGAGAAGGCGCTGA
- a CDS encoding ABC transporter permease subunit, with product MMGRKRSEMLKSFVLTLLAVFIMFIILFPVYYIFTVSISSKSTLATTELELIPKEVTLDSYREVLFGFSGDRLMEDFEGRITGKGTLQNGKLYVTDGTLIGTVKYGPFTGIKFEVPVKRATFTVNGGSGSGDFSGKVSGTIILTRINDDGTIGFGIVRNVTLTEGTVDGVKVSGQMDGYIRARNTGKAEFTALGKFVNSKFFKYLKNSLILATLTVILALIFVVPAAYAFSRLQFFGREHILYFYLMFTQVSGGLGIAGLIALYGMLVKLGLYGKLPVLAFIYAAGSVPFNTWLLKGYIDSISPDFDEAALVDGASYLQIIRHVLLPMALPGIATVAVFAFIGGWTEFILASLLLTQENQPLAVWIYSLLGGIGRGIDWSYFAAAALLFALPVFVMFILAQNYIRSGLTVGGLKE from the coding sequence ATGATGGGCCGTAAGAGATCCGAGATGCTCAAAAGCTTCGTCCTGACGCTACTGGCAGTGTTCATAATGTTCATAATCCTCTTTCCAGTGTACTACATCTTCACCGTCTCGATAAGCTCGAAATCAACGCTCGCAACGACCGAGCTGGAGCTCATACCAAAGGAGGTCACCCTGGATTCATACAGGGAAGTCCTCTTCGGGTTCTCCGGTGACAGGCTGATGGAGGACTTTGAAGGAAGGATAACTGGGAAGGGAACACTCCAGAACGGCAAGCTCTACGTAACCGACGGCACCCTCATCGGGACTGTGAAATACGGGCCGTTCACAGGCATAAAGTTTGAGGTCCCGGTCAAGAGGGCAACTTTCACCGTCAACGGCGGCTCCGGTAGCGGGGACTTCAGCGGGAAGGTCAGCGGGACGATAATCCTGACGAGGATCAACGACGACGGGACGATAGGCTTTGGGATAGTGAGGAACGTCACCCTAACAGAGGGCACAGTTGATGGGGTGAAGGTCAGCGGGCAGATGGACGGGTACATCAGGGCAAGAAACACCGGAAAGGCCGAGTTCACAGCACTTGGCAAGTTCGTGAACTCCAAATTCTTCAAGTACCTGAAGAACAGCCTGATCTTGGCAACACTTACGGTAATACTGGCACTGATCTTCGTCGTCCCGGCGGCCTACGCCTTTTCAAGGCTCCAGTTCTTCGGCAGGGAGCACATACTCTACTTCTACCTGATGTTCACCCAGGTCTCAGGCGGTCTGGGAATAGCCGGGCTTATAGCCCTCTACGGAATGCTCGTCAAACTCGGCCTCTACGGCAAACTCCCAGTGCTAGCGTTTATTTACGCGGCCGGAAGCGTGCCCTTCAACACATGGCTCCTCAAGGGGTACATAGACTCAATAAGCCCGGACTTCGACGAGGCGGCGCTCGTTGACGGTGCAAGCTACCTCCAGATAATCAGGCACGTCCTCCTCCCAATGGCCCTTCCAGGAATAGCCACCGTGGCAGTCTTTGCATTCATCGGCGGATGGACGGAGTTCATCCTCGCAAGCCTCCTCCTAACCCAGGAGAACCAGCCGCTGGCGGTGTGGATATACTCCCTCCTCGGCGGAATCGGCAGGGGAATTGACTGGAGCTACTTCGCGGCTGCGGCACTGCTGTTCGCCCTGCCGGTGTTCGTGATGTTTATCCTCGCCCAGAACTACATAAGGAGCGGCCTCACGGTTGGAGGCCTTAAAGAGTGA
- a CDS encoding carbohydrate ABC transporter permease: protein MKKTTAAALMLILPGMAAFLFFNLWPIVYSIYLAFTNAQLGNFPIYNPQSAVEPLHFVGLENFKWALSDNKFINAFKWTWVFVFTSVTLKVFAGLFLSLLYNSKYVKGKAIYRSLLIIPWALPLLFSVTVWKFMFDPVFGPINLMLKSIGINGPDWVNNPTWGFVALNIIEVWLAYPFMMTVITAALQSVPDTLIEAAIIDGANYWQRIWHVVVPIVGKPIAFATILTSATSFQYFMVPYIYNAGLFEDRFLLLYGFRKAFGATPHYGRAAAIMVIATLILAVYMYVNVRITRLQEGARG, encoded by the coding sequence ATGAAGAAGACGACCGCCGCCGCGCTGATGCTCATACTCCCCGGAATGGCCGCGTTCCTGTTCTTCAACCTATGGCCGATAGTCTACTCGATCTACCTGGCGTTCACAAACGCCCAGCTAGGAAACTTCCCCATCTACAACCCCCAGAGTGCAGTTGAACCCCTGCATTTTGTCGGACTCGAAAACTTCAAGTGGGCGCTCTCAGACAACAAATTTATCAACGCCTTCAAGTGGACTTGGGTCTTCGTCTTCACCAGCGTCACCCTAAAGGTTTTCGCTGGCCTCTTCCTCAGCCTGCTCTACAACAGCAAGTACGTTAAGGGAAAGGCGATCTACAGATCACTCCTCATAATCCCGTGGGCGCTCCCACTTCTCTTCTCGGTAACCGTGTGGAAGTTCATGTTTGACCCCGTTTTTGGCCCGATAAACCTGATGCTCAAATCAATCGGCATTAATGGGCCCGACTGGGTGAACAACCCGACCTGGGGTTTTGTGGCCCTCAACATAATCGAGGTCTGGCTGGCCTACCCGTTTATGATGACAGTAATAACCGCCGCACTCCAGTCAGTCCCGGACACGCTGATCGAGGCGGCCATCATAGACGGGGCCAACTACTGGCAGAGGATCTGGCACGTGGTAGTACCAATAGTTGGAAAGCCGATAGCCTTCGCGACCATACTAACGAGTGCCACAAGCTTCCAGTACTTCATGGTGCCGTACATATACAACGCGGGCCTCTTTGAGGACAGGTTTCTGCTGCTCTACGGCTTCAGGAAGGCCTTCGGTGCCACACCGCACTACGGAAGGGCCGCGGCAATAATGGTAATAGCCACGCTCATTCTCGCCGTTTACATGTATGTGAACGTTAGGATAACCAGGCTCCAGGAGGGTGCCAGGGGATGA
- a CDS encoding extracellular solute-binding protein, giving the protein MRKSVFALLLVGVLFLSVVASGCIGGGGTTTTSSPSKTTSSPTETTTTSPSPTETTTAPAVECGSGKVVIWHNMQPNELEVFQSIAEEYMAECPNVEIVFEQKPNLEDALKAAIPSGQGPDLFIWAHDWIGKFAEAGLLEPIDDYVTDNILKNFAPMAVDAMQYKGHYYAMPFAAETVAVIYNKKMVPNPPKTFDEMKAIMEKYYDPNNEKYGIAWPINAYFISGIAQAFGGYYFDDKTEQPGLDKPETIEGFKFFFTQIWPYMASTADYNTQQSVFLEGRAPMMVNGPWSINDVKKAGIDFGVVPLPPITKDGKEYWPRPYGGVKDIYFAAGIKNKDAAWKFVKWFTTTPEVIKELSLQLGYIPVLKPVLDDPEIQSNPVIYGFGQAVQHAYLMPRSPRMSAVWGGVDGAITEILKDPANADFEAILKKYQEKILQDMGSS; this is encoded by the coding sequence ATGAGAAAAAGCGTCTTTGCCCTCCTACTTGTTGGGGTTCTGTTCCTGAGCGTTGTGGCAAGCGGCTGTATAGGCGGTGGTGGAACCACTACCACCTCGAGCCCGAGCAAGACGACGTCATCTCCAACCGAGACAACAACTACCTCCCCCAGCCCGACGGAGACCACCACCGCTCCCGCGGTTGAGTGCGGAAGCGGTAAGGTAGTCATCTGGCACAACATGCAACCGAACGAGCTTGAGGTCTTCCAGAGCATAGCAGAGGAGTACATGGCCGAGTGCCCGAACGTTGAGATAGTCTTCGAGCAGAAGCCGAACCTCGAGGACGCCCTCAAGGCGGCCATCCCGAGCGGCCAGGGCCCTGACCTCTTCATCTGGGCCCACGACTGGATTGGAAAGTTCGCCGAGGCAGGCCTCCTCGAGCCGATTGACGATTACGTAACCGACAACATTCTGAAGAACTTCGCCCCGATGGCCGTTGACGCTATGCAGTACAAGGGCCACTACTACGCTATGCCCTTCGCGGCTGAGACCGTTGCCGTGATCTACAACAAGAAGATGGTTCCGAACCCGCCGAAGACCTTCGACGAGATGAAGGCCATAATGGAGAAGTATTACGACCCAAACAACGAGAAGTACGGAATCGCCTGGCCGATCAACGCTTACTTCATCTCGGGCATCGCCCAGGCCTTCGGAGGCTACTACTTCGACGACAAGACCGAACAGCCGGGCCTCGACAAGCCCGAAACCATCGAGGGCTTCAAGTTCTTCTTCACCCAGATATGGCCGTACATGGCCTCGACTGCCGACTACAACACCCAGCAGAGCGTCTTCCTCGAGGGCAGGGCACCAATGATGGTCAACGGCCCGTGGAGCATCAACGACGTCAAGAAGGCAGGCATTGACTTCGGCGTCGTCCCGCTTCCGCCGATCACCAAGGACGGCAAGGAGTACTGGCCGAGGCCTTACGGTGGTGTGAAGGACATCTACTTCGCCGCTGGAATAAAGAACAAGGACGCCGCCTGGAAGTTCGTCAAGTGGTTCACCACAACTCCAGAAGTCATAAAGGAGCTCTCACTCCAGCTCGGCTACATCCCAGTTCTCAAGCCGGTTCTCGATGACCCCGAGATCCAGTCCAACCCGGTCATCTACGGCTTTGGCCAGGCTGTCCAGCACGCCTACCTGATGCCGAGGAGCCCGAGGATGAGCGCTGTCTGGGGCGGCGTTGACGGTGCAATAACCGAGATACTCAAGGACCCGGCCAACGCTGACTTTGAAGCCATCCTCAAGAAGTACCAGGAGAAGATACTCCAGGACATGGGCTCAAGCTGA
- the trmBL1 gene encoding HTH-type sugar sensing transcriptional regulator TrmBL1 gives MREDKIIEKLQKLGLTKYESLAYITLLKLGPSKATDITKESGIPHTRVYDVLSSLHRKGFVDVMQGTPRLYKPVNPEVVLERIKEELIEDIEALKKAFLDLYREAHGEELPEIWTIQGFDNTLERAEHVIRTAKHEVLINTPFEFLKLLQGEIKNRKDVIFVIISNFGDEIPNWLKGDNIILAKSGGAPWLMASWIIGDIDYALFFGALPKDRRREKFYSFWAKSPRIIQNYMHWFYTIYFDNSEVIKPLAYERLQKPVSLVNIRTLIMVLKFAGLPRKAEIAGRLIDTKEPVTLDGEIVDYEYTPLTANVTFRYNGKELKVGGIGSYFEDVEGEKFILLE, from the coding sequence ATGAGGGAAGACAAGATAATTGAAAAGCTCCAGAAGCTCGGCCTCACCAAGTACGAGAGCCTTGCTTACATAACTCTCCTAAAGCTCGGGCCTAGCAAGGCAACCGACATAACGAAGGAGAGCGGGATTCCGCACACTAGGGTTTATGATGTCCTCAGCTCCCTTCACAGGAAGGGCTTTGTTGATGTGATGCAGGGTACTCCAAGGCTGTATAAACCCGTAAACCCCGAAGTCGTGCTTGAAAGGATTAAAGAAGAGCTAATCGAGGATATTGAAGCTCTCAAAAAGGCCTTCCTCGACCTCTACCGCGAGGCCCACGGTGAGGAACTCCCCGAGATATGGACGATACAGGGCTTTGACAACACCCTTGAGAGGGCTGAGCACGTTATAAGGACGGCAAAGCACGAGGTTCTTATAAACACCCCCTTCGAGTTCCTGAAGCTCCTCCAGGGTGAGATAAAGAACCGCAAGGACGTAATCTTCGTCATCATCAGCAACTTCGGAGACGAGATACCGAACTGGCTTAAGGGCGACAACATAATCCTCGCCAAGAGCGGTGGAGCGCCGTGGCTCATGGCGAGCTGGATAATCGGCGACATCGACTACGCGCTCTTCTTCGGCGCCCTACCCAAGGACAGGAGAAGGGAAAAGTTCTACTCCTTCTGGGCAAAGAGCCCCAGGATAATCCAGAACTACATGCACTGGTTCTACACGATCTACTTCGACAACAGCGAGGTCATAAAACCCCTCGCCTACGAGAGGCTCCAGAAGCCGGTTTCGCTGGTCAACATCAGGACCCTGATAATGGTTCTGAAGTTCGCGGGGCTTCCCAGGAAAGCTGAGATAGCCGGAAGGCTCATAGACACAAAGGAGCCCGTTACCCTCGATGGAGAGATAGTGGACTACGAATACACCCCGCTCACTGCAAACGTCACCTTCAGGTACAACGGTAAGGAGCTCAAGGTGGGCGGCATAGGGAGCTACTTCGAGGACGTCGAGGGGGAGAAGTTCATACTCCTTGAATGA